In Xiphias gladius isolate SHS-SW01 ecotype Sanya breed wild chromosome 6, ASM1685928v1, whole genome shotgun sequence, a single genomic region encodes these proteins:
- the LOC120790377 gene encoding C2 calcium-dependent domain-containing protein 4C, which yields MWVLDKIRGSVETGVLRQGENGEKKGVAPAYSNVLTPDKIPDFFIPPKLVSSPPEPEFPNVRPKEGLQPSASEQTIGSGKKISSPRSPRLVAKIAGDTKSLLRAANRHIIQIESADDVVAGDTNADPQSQTAMSLPYVPKTQTSYGFATLKESPHTRRKESLFHCELTSPITPPNAQRKPAGKGSEAGNHLNPADFNTSHMNPYRYFSGGESDTCSSAESSPFSSPLLSRSASLLKIFTHETQAKVVKAKRTFARHSSLSTDECSSAEPSPNIQRRLHIPSFHSVAGASDHALHREHTINLHKGGTVRISANYDSSTSRLLIRILAAESLYDKHFDIKSINCCVSVYLNPGKLQKQRSNIIKNSRNPVFNEDFFFDSISSVQVKNLSVKFKVVNKGTSLKRDTLLGEQEVPLTKLLSGL from the coding sequence ATGTGGGTTCTGGATAAGATCCGTGGGTCGGTGGAGACCGGTGTGCTGCGACAGGGAGAGAACGGAGAGAAGAAAGGCGTCGCCCCGGCCTACAGCAACGTCCTCACCCCCGACAAGATCCCAGACTTTTTCATTCCGCCGAAGCTGGTCAGCTCCCCCCCAGAGCCTGAGTTTCCTAATGTGAGGCCCAAAGAGGGGCTGCAGCCATCCGCGTCAGAGCAGACTATCGGCAGTGGGAAGAAGATCAGCAGCCCAAGGAGTCCACGTCTGGTGGCCAAGATTGCAGGAGACACCAAGAGCTTGCTGAGAGCGGCAAATCGCCACATCATACAGATAGAGAGTGCTGACGATGTTGTGGCTGGAGACACCAATGCAGACCCCCAGTCGCAGACAGCTATGTCCCTGCCTTATGTTCCCAAAACTCAGACATCTTATGGCTTTGCAACCTTGAAGGAAAGCCCCCACACTCGCCGTAAAGAGTCGCTGTTCCACTGTGAACTTACCAGTCCCATCACCCCTCCGAACGCCCAGAGGAAACCTGCGGGGAAGGGCAGCGAAGCAGGAAACCATCTGAATCCAGCTGACTTCAACACCTCTCACATGAATCCTTATCGATACTTCAGCGGTGGGGAAAGTGACACCTGCTCCTCAGCTGAGTCCTCCCCCTTCAGCTCTCCGCTGCTCTCCCGCTCCGCATCTCTACTCAAGATCTTCACCCATGAGACGCAGGCTAAGGTCGTGAAAGCGAAGCGGACGTTCGCTCGACACAGCTCCCTCTCCACAGACGAGTGCAGCTCGGCCGAGCCCAGCCCCAACATCCAGCGACGCCTCCACATCCCCTCATTCCACAGTGTGGCTGGAGCGTCCGACCACGCTCTCCATCGAGAGCACACCATCAACCTGCACAAAGGCGGTACAGTGAGGATCAGCGCCAACTACGACTCCAGCACCTCCCGCCTGCTGATCCGCATCCTGGCAGCAGAGAGTCTTTACGACAAGCACTTTGACATCAAGAGCATCAACTGCTGCGTGTCCGTCTACCTGAACCCAGGCAAGCTGCAGAAGCAAAGGAGCAACATCATCAAGAACAGCCGCAACCCGGTCTTCAACGAGGATTTCTTCTTTGACTCAATAAGCTCAGTTCAGGTGAAGAACCTGTCGGTGAAGTTCAAGGTGGTGAACAAAGGGACCAGCCTCAAGAGGGACACGCTGCTGGGAGAGCAAGAGGTGCCGCTAACAAAGCTGCTCTCAGGGCTTTAA